The Lonchura striata isolate bLonStr1 chromosome 6, bLonStr1.mat, whole genome shotgun sequence nucleotide sequence cccaggctggggaggatgggctatccccatccctgcacagcctggggcACTAGCTTCCTCATGTAGATCCAGGTGTGGCTTTGCTGTTTCCATCAGTTGAGGCATCCAGATGCCAAATCCTCACTGGTCTTCGTTGCAGTCAGGGCTGCAGGGTGGGTGCTCAGCACTCTGATCCACCAGGACCTCTCCGTAAGCACCCCGTGCTCTGAGGGCTCAGCCCCTCCTCCTAACTCAGTGTCATTGGCAGATGTATGTGGGTGCattcccctccctgcccaggtcaCTGAGAGAGACACAGGACAGGACTGTCCCTGAGCCCAAGTCATGGGGACAGTCCTGGCAACTGGCCACTGGCTGGTCTGGCCCCTTGAGCCTGATGGCTGCATCCAGCCCTTTGAGCCTGATGGTCACTGatggctgcatccagctctggccTTATGCTGGGCATTTGACCTGGGGGTATTGGCAGAGACAATATGCAAAACTCTCTCAACATCCAAAAACCCACCTCTGCTGGGAGGTAACTCTGGTAACCTCGTCATCCCAGCTGTTGTTTGTAGTTTCATCTTGGAATGGTTTTTCCAAACTCATGAACTTCCTGATTTGGGCTCAAGCTTGTGTTAGTCTTGGGTAGCTCTGGCAATGGACTTGGCTGAATCCAGGCACATGGCTTTAAGCACAGCCATGAATCTGAACTGGCAGCCTGCAGTCAGCAGATTTAAATGAGCGCGGTGTCCCCATCCGAGGTTGTCCAGGGAGGGAGCccactggctgtgctgcaggtgcCCTGAGCCGCTGAGCCCGTTCAGTCCTGCAGAGGACAGGTGACAGTCCCTGGCCTCGAAGTGCAGTGCTGCTTTGGGAGGTGGCTGGTGGGTGACACCAgtgggggctgggggctgcagcaggcagttTCCTTCACTGCTTGGCATTGCCATTCTCCTCCAGGTCCTTGTCACCTGCAGGGCCACCCTGATTTGCAGTGCTGTCATGAAAGTGAGTCCTCAGAACGTACCTGAATACTGCCATGGCACTTTGCTTTCTGCCACAAGTCATGGCAGCAAGAATAGTGCTGGTTATGCTGGTTATGCTGGTTATACTGGTTatgggagcagctcccagctctgcccacagcagcagaCTCCGCTCTAGACCACAGCAGCaagcttttgtttttccagtgtGAACTCAAAAGTTGGAGTATCCCTGAATAATTGCAGTCCCCAgaaatatcaggaaaaagtaCATTGATTGCTGAAAAGCAGGGTTTAGGGCTGATATTTTCACTAATAATTTTGTTGCCTCTGCTTGCATGGCACCACAGATTTGGTTTGGGTTATGGATGGACCGGACAACAGGAGCAGTAATTGTAATTCTAATATTAAATGTCTTTAAATATCAATGACGATTCAAGAGTTCTGGTTCTGGCTAGCTGTGAAACTGTATTTCAGCTGAGCTTCATTAATGCATCTCTGGGGTGGTAATGGGTCTGAGTAATCTGATCCGAACACGTATAATTGTGCCGGTCCCAAAGGGAGCTGGTGCTTCAGTCGCAGTGTGGGGCCCCTCTGAGCACCACTGCTCACAAGGGCACAGGTTCCCTCAGACACGAGGGTGCTTCTCCGCGGGACCGTGCTCCCACCTGTTCCACGgaggagcatccccagccctgcagcccccgtGCCGTGGAGCCTTTGGCGGTGGGAGATCTCACTGAGCTGCgtgggcactgctgctgccagccctgctcccactcCCACGAGGAGCGGGCCTGGCAGCGTCAGCGACAAAGCTGCTTGAACCGCTGGGCTTCCCAGGGGAGCCAGGAAGCTGTGATCAGCTAAAATTAGCCCAAGATCCGCCTTTATTTAGATCTCTGCTGTGGGGGCttttcttgggtttttgttttgttttgttttgttttctggtgttttttttgtttaactttgttttatttgcatttttggggtttgaATGACATAAAATTAGCTCCTTCTGAGTTTATTCTGAAAATAACATTAAGAGCTTAAATGTTCAGTGGAGATGGCTGTAAACCCATTGAGCTGCTGCGATTTCAAGGCCGCTGAGAGTTTCAGCTTAGCAAGTGAAGCACACACGAACCACTCCTCATTTTCTATACCTGGACATTTGTCACTATggccagcagccagggaggTCAGGGGCTCTGGTGGGATGTGGGGGTgcactgggcagcaggatgGGCTCTAGCAGGAGGCACCCGAGGGGTGGCTTCCCAATCACTCTGTCATTTGTCTGTGAGTGTTGGGGTGTATACATGGATCTGCAAACATCCCTGACTCTCAGCTGTGCTCCTGTCAGGCACTCTTGTGTTGGGATGGGGGCATGAAGAAGAACCAGGTAACACAGGGAGTGTGACTCGCTGCTACCTGAACTTCAGTTCCGTGGTTTAACCACAGACTATTTGTCTTGGCTTTTTTATTATGTCTGTCTTGTCTCAGCCTAACTGCTGTCTGCTCTCCCTTGCAGGCTCTTGAATCTGTTCTACAATGGAAAAACTGCTTTTGTTTCTGCTGTTCATTGGCGTAGCGGTGCGAGCTCAGATCTGCCCCAAGCGCTGCGTCTGTCAGATCCTGTCTCCGAACCTCGCCACCCTCTGTGCCAAGAAAGGGCTCTTGTTTGTTCCTCCCAACATTGACAGGAGGACCGTGGAGCTGCGGCTGGCAGACAACtttgttacaaacattaaaagGAAAGACTTTGCCAACATGACCAGCCTGGTGGACCTGACGCTGTCCCGGAATACAATCAGTTTTATCACACCTCACGCATTTGCAGACCTGCGCAATTTGCGGGCTCTGCATTTGAACAGCAACCGATTGACTAAGATCACTAATGACATGTTCAGTGGGCTCTCCAATCTCCACCACTTGATACTGAACAACAATCAGCTGACTTTAATTTCTTCCACAGCTTTCGATGATGTTTTAGCTCTCGAGGAATTGGATTTGTCTTACAACAATCTGGAAACCATTCCTTGGGATGCCGTGGAGAAAATGGTCAGTTTGCACACTCTCAGTCTTGACCACAACATGATTGACCATATTCCTAAGGGGACCTTCTCCCATCTCCACAAGATGACCAGGCTGGACGTCACATCCAACAAACTGCAGAAGCTGCCGCCTGATCCGCTCTTCCAGCGTGCTCAGGTGCTGGCAACCTCAGGAATTATCAGCCCCTCAACATTTGCGCTGAGCTTTGGTGGGAACCCCTTGCATTGCAACTGTGAGCTTTTGTGGCTGAGGCGCCTTTCCAGGGAGGATGACCTGGAGACCTGTGCCTCTCCGACGCTGCTGTCTGGCCGGTACTTCTGGTCGATCCCTGAGGAGGAGTTCCTCTGCGAGCCCCCGCTCATCACCCGGCACACCCACGAGCTGCGGGTGCTGGAGGGGCAGCGGGCAGCCCTGCGCTGCAAGGCCCGGGGTGACCCCGAGCCAGCAATCCACTGGATTTCACCTGAGGGCAAACTGATTTCCAATGCGACCAGGTCCACGGTGTACGACAACGGGACGCTCGACATCCTTATCACGACGGTGAAGGACACGGGCTCCTTCACCTGCATTGCTTCCAACCCAGCGGGGGAGGCCACGCAGACGGTGGACCTGCACATCATCAAACTCCCCCACTTGCTGAACAGCACAAACCACATCCACGAGCCTGACCCGGGCTCCTCGGATATCTCCACATCCACCAAGTCAGGCTCCAACGCGAGCAGTAGCAACGGGGATACTAAAGTCAGCCAGGATAAGAAGGTGGTAGTCGCGGAAGCGACGTCCTCCACGGCTCTGCTGAAATTCAATTTTCAGAGGAATATACCTGGGATACGTATGTTTCAAATCCAGTACAATGGTACTTACGATGACTCCCTTGTTTACAGGTaaggcagccccagcctgcccaTGTGGGACCGTGCTGGGTGCTTGGTGCTGGCGtgtggccctggcctgggcagcccctctgctggAGTTcctgtgccatgctgtgccaGCTGAGCAGAACCCGGCCCTGGCAGCTCATGGTGGGAGCCTCAGGAAGGACTCGTGCCATTGCTGCTCACAAATGGGAAAATTACTTAGAACAGTGATATTTTTAGATAATCCAAATGGACCTCTAATCCTCTGAACTAATCTGAGAAAGGTTGTGAAGGTAGATGGATTAAATGGTTCCTAATGTGCTCAGCTTTGTGGAAGCACGGGGAGGACAGTGTCTGTGAGTTCCTCACAGCACTTTCTGGTGATGCCCGTGCTGGGGAAGTGCCGGGGCACACTGTGCTGCCAGGTGTAGCTGTGTACCCTTCAGCACTGGCTTTGCTTGGTCATTTCTTCCGTGAATTTCTTTATCCATTACTAGGACAAGGGGTgctggctttaaactgaaagagggtaaaTGTTGATCAGATagctgaaaaaaattcttccctgtgaggacaGCGAGATGCTTGCACAGCTTCTGCAGAgttgtgggtgccccatccatggaagtgtccaagtccaggctggacagggcttggagcacccttgtccaatggaaggtgtccctgcccatggcagaagggtgaactagatggtctttaagtgTTGATTCCAATTCAAGCCAGTCTGTGATcctgtgttctgtgtttttgaTGTGGTTGTTCTAATGGGCGGCTCTGCCATGCTGAGCCATGCCAGGGGCCTTGGTAGTCACCGCTGCTACATCAaaggccaggcaggagctgctgggggagtGGAGATCAGCCCCATGGGGACAGTGGACAGACAAGCCGTGGTGGTGCCCAGCGTGGCCTGGGCTGCCCCACAGGGTGGGAAGGTGCCGATGTGTCCGCCAGCTCATTCAAACTGGTTTCCTTCTCCCCCAGAATGATACCTCCCACGAGCAAAACCTTTCTGGTCAACAACCTGGCTGCGGGGACGATGTACGACCTGTGCGTCCTGGCCATCTACGATGACGGGATCACCTCGCTGACGGCCACCAGAGTCGTGGGCTGCACGCAGTTCACCACCGAGCAGGATTACGTGCGTTGCCACTTCATGCAGTCCCAGTTCCTGGGTGGGACCATGATTATCATCATTGGTGGGATCATTGTGGCATCCGTGCTCGTGttcatcatcatcctcatgATCCGCTACAAGGTGTGTAACAACAACGGGCAGCAGAAGGCCACCAAGGTCAGCAACGTGTACTCGCAGACGAACGGGGCGCAGATCCAGGGCTGCAGCGGGGTGCTGTCGCAGTCCATGTCCAAGCAGGCGCTCGGGCACGAGGAGGGCATCCAGTGCTGCAAGGCTGCCAGCGACGGTGTGACGCAGTCACCAGACACCGGCTCCAGCCAGGACTCGGCCACCACTACCTCCGCTTTGCCTCCCGCCTGGACTTCCAGCACTCCGCTCTCGCAGAAGCAGAAGCGAAAGTCGGGGCCGAAGCCCGGCGGCGAGGCGCAGGGCGAGGCTGGCGGCAGCGGCGAGCCCCAGAACTCGAACAGAAATAactccacagccctgcagctaGCCAGCCGGCCCCCCGACacggcccccgcggcccccgcgTACAAAAGAGCACAATCGAAGCCAAGTAAGTTCCTCACTCTGCCGGCCGACGCGGCCCGAGCCAAGCGCCGGCGCTCGCTGGGCGgtgagctgctggagccccgCGGCGCCGGCGCCGGCGGCCTGCGCTCCAAGCGGAGCATGTCCATGAACGGGATGCTGCTCCAGGCAGACTGCGCCGGGGCCGATAGCGGAAAAGCAACTTTCTCCAGTTCTGAGTGGATATTGGAAAGCACTGTGTgacctgcttttttttcttcttttttttttttttttaatttttattttaactaaaACACCAAACATTGTGTGAAActccctttcccagggaattgGATTTGGATGTCCACTGCTGTCTCGCTGATTAATGGCTTGTTCATGCGGGGTTCTGTATAAGCCACCCAATGCACAtgggggtttattttgttttcatttggttttatttaatatCAAAACCGAAGGCAACAttcagagatttaaaaaaaaaaaaaaaaaggaaaaaaagattaagGGGTGAAAAAAAGCACGAAACAGCACCAGTGCCTTCCCTGCTCTAGGACTGGCTTCCTGGTTCTGCAgtagcagaaaacaaaagagagTTTTCACAGATAAAGCCTTTTATAAAGGAAATGCAATTTCCTCCAAGCTAACAAATAACCACTTCTGGATCAATCAgtaaaatgatattttttaaaCCGGTCAGACTGTATATTTCTTTTCCGTGACAATGGTGTTGCCTTTGTTTTTAGGCAGATGCTGTACAGGAGCAACAACGCTGTGT carries:
- the LRFN5 gene encoding leucine-rich repeat and fibronectin type-III domain-containing protein 5 isoform X1 produces the protein MEKLLLFLLFIGVAVRAQICPKRCVCQILSPNLATLCAKKGLLFVPPNIDRRTVELRLADNFVTNIKRKDFANMTSLVDLTLSRNTISFITPHAFADLRNLRALHLNSNRLTKITNDMFSGLSNLHHLILNNNQLTLISSTAFDDVLALEELDLSYNNLETIPWDAVEKMVSLHTLSLDHNMIDHIPKGTFSHLHKMTRLDVTSNKLQKLPPDPLFQRAQVLATSGIISPSTFALSFGGNPLHCNCELLWLRRLSREDDLETCASPTLLSGRYFWSIPEEEFLCEPPLITRHTHELRVLEGQRAALRCKARGDPEPAIHWISPEGKLISNATRSTVYDNGTLDILITTVKDTGSFTCIASNPAGEATQTVDLHIIKLPHLLNSTNHIHEPDPGSSDISTSTKSGSNASSSNGDTKVSQDKKVVVAEATSSTALLKFNFQRNIPGIRMFQIQYNGTYDDSLVYRMIPPTSKTFLVNNLAAGTMYDLCVLAIYDDGITSLTATRVVGCTQFTTEQDYVRCHFMQSQFLGGTMIIIIGGIIVASVLVFIIILMIRYKVCNNNGQQKATKVSNVYSQTNGAQIQGCSGVLSQSMSKQALGHEEGIQCCKAASDGVTQSPDTGSSQDSATTTSALPPAWTSSTPLSQKQKRKSGPKPGGEAQGEAGGSGEPQNSNRNNSTALQLASRPPDTAPAAPAYKRAQSKPSKFLTLPADAARAKRRRSLGGELLEPRGAGAGGLRSKRSMSMNGMLLQADCAGADSGKATFSSSEWILESTV
- the LRFN5 gene encoding leucine-rich repeat and fibronectin type-III domain-containing protein 5 isoform X2 — protein: MEKLLLFLLFIGVAVRAQICPKRCVCQILSPNLATLCAKKGLLFVPPNIDRRTVELRLADNFVTNIKRKDFANMTSLVDLTLSRNTISFITPHAFADLRNLRALHLNSNRLTKITNDMFSGLSNLHHLILNNNQLTLISSTAFDDVLALEELDLSYNNLETIPWDAVEKMVSLHTLSLDHNMIDHIPKGTFSHLHKMTRLDVTSNKLQKLPPDPLFQRAQVLATSGIISPSTFALSFGGNPLHCNCELLWLRRLSREDDLETCASPTLLSGRYFWSIPEEEFLCEPPLITRHTHELRVLEGQRAALRCKARGDPEPAIHWISPEGKLISNATRSTVYDNGTLDILITTVKDTGSFTCIASNPAGEATQTVDLHIIKLPHLLNSTNHIHEPDPGSSDISTSTKSGSNASSSNGDTKVSQDKKVVVAEATSSTALLKFNFQRNIPGIRMFQIQYNGTYDDSLVYRMIPPTSKTFLVNNLAAGTMYDLCVLAIYDDGITSLTATRVVGCTQFTTEQDYVRCHFMQSQFLGGTMIIIIGGIIVASVLVFIIILMIRYKVCNNNGQQKATKVSNVYSQTNGAQIQGCSGVLSQSMSKQALGHEEGIQCCKAASDGVTQSPDTGSSQDSATTTSALPPAWTSSTPLSQKQKRKSGPKPGGEAQGEAGGSGEPQNSNRNNSTALQLASRPPDTAPAAPAYKRAQSKPKAGASLQDTSPSALPENAATDVVTRQKTIRFQLSED